The window CTTTTGTAGGGGCCATGGGAGAGGATTTCTCACAAATTTCCCTGACCGATTTTTTCACATATATTAAGGATCCGGCCATGAGGGGAAATTTCCTGGAGCTGTTTGAAGGAAATTTTATATTTGTTGCTGAAACAGCCGTGGGGATTTCAGATTTGGGGACCACCCCCCTGCAAAAAGAGGTGCCCCTGGTCATTATCCATGCATCCATGCTCAATGCCTTGCTCTCCAATACCTTTTACACCAAGTGGCTTCCCCGCGATGCGGCTGCCGCTATCCTGGGTTTTGCATTGATAATGGCCGCAGGGGCCTGCTTTTACTCCCTTGCAGGTCTTTTTGGATCAACTCTGGTCTGCTTTCTATCCATTCCGGCCGTGACCCTGTTCCAGTTCAACCAGTTCTGTCTTGTGCCGGTGGCCACCCTCTCCGGCAGCTGCCTTACGATTTTTCTGGTTCTGGTCATCACCATAGAGGTAATTACCTCCAGGGAACGGGCTTTTATCCAATCCGCCTTTGTAAAATATGTACCCGAAAAAGTGGTAAAACAGATTCTGGCTGATCCCATGTCCGTACGGCTCGGAGGGCATGAAATGGACTTAAGCGTGATGTTTACGGACATAGAAAACTTCACCAATATCTCGGAAGAATCCCCGCCTGCAGATCTGGTCACCCAGATTAACGAATATTTTACAGAGATGACAAAAATTATCCACGATCATGGCGGCATTATAGATAAATACCAGGGAGATGCCATCATGGCAGAATTCGGCATCCCCTTTCCTTCCGGAAATCATGCGGACCAGGCAGTGAGCACGGCCCTGGACATGCAGGAACGACTTAAAGAGCTCAGGCAGACCTGGGTTGACCGGAACAGACCGCCCTTTACCTGTAGAATAGGCATTAACTCCGGAAAAATGGTTGTAGGCAACATGGGTTCTGACAAGGTGTTTGATTATACGGTTATGGGAGACGGGGTAAATTTAAGCTCACGCCTGGAAGGCGTAAACAAAAAATACGGCACCCGGCTTTTGATTTCCCAGGCTACATATGACCTGTTGTCAAAACAGGTATTTAAAACAAGGATTGTGGATGTCATTAAAGTGAAAGGAAAAAATCAGGCGGTCCGGGTGTACGAAGTTTACGGATATTCAAAACAAGGGGAGGATACCCCTAAAGATCGATATGCACGAATTTATGAAAACGCCTTTCTACACTATCTTGACAAAGATTTTTTAACCGCGGCAGAAGGGTTTAAGCAGGCCCTTGCAATATTTCCTGAAGATCCGGCAGCCTGCCAACTGCTTGAACGAATAGAAAAAATTAACTATAACGCATTAGACAAAAACTGGGATGGCTCGGTAACACTCAAAGAGAAATAACCTGTGCCCACCCCGATAACAACGAGTGGTGTTTATGACCGAAACATATAAAAATCCATACAGTGCTCAACTTGTACCTGCAAAAAACATCATTGACATCGTCCGCGCCCTGACTGCGGAAAAAGATATTAATCGACTTTTGGAGATGATCCTTGACGAGGCCTTGCGCATCAGCACGGCCGATGCCGGCACCCTTTACATTGTCAACAAACAGGCCACCCACCTGGATTTTGCCTTTGTCCGAAACAAAAGCCTGGGAGTAAATTCAAAATACCACAAAGATATGGGCGAACTGCCCTCCGTCCCTTTATATTTCAGAAATGGCTCTCCCAACATGATCAACATATCCTCCTGTGCCGCTTTGACAGGAAAAACATTTAATATTGAAAATATTTACAATTCCAAGGAGTTTAAATTTTCAGGAGCCAGAGCATATGATGAAAAAACCGGATACCGGTCGCAATCCATGCTGGTCATTCCCATGTTCAACCATGAGAACACCATTATAGGTGTTCTTCAGCTTTTAAATGCCACCAACCAGGAGACTGGAGAAGTGGTTTCCTTTGACCAGGGACTGACCGGTGTGGCCTTTGCCCTGGCGTCCCTTGCTGCCACAGCCCTGAACAACCGGCAGCTTATAGCCGGCTTAAAACATCTCTTTGATTCGTTTATCAAAAGCATTGCCGCAGCTGTTGATGAAAAATCGCCATACACCGGCGGCCATATTACACGGGTAGTGGAGCTGGTCCGCCTCATTGCCCAGGGAATAAATACCGAAACAACAGGGGCCTTTGCCGACTTCGGATTCACGGCCGATGAGCTTGAAGAACTAAAAATTGCGGCCTGGATGCACGATGTGGGCAAAATTACCACCCCGGAATATGTGGTGAACAAAAGCACTAAACTTGAAACTCTTCGAGACGGTATCCATACGGTTCGTCTGCGCTTCCGGCTTGTTGCCCAGGAACTGGAAAGCATGACATGGAAAAAGATGGCCACAGGCTCTGAGCATGGTGAAAAGCCTTGTCAGGATGAAATCAAACGGGTTGAAGATGAGCTTCAAAGAGAAAAAGAGCGCCTTGAGTCTGACCTTGAATTTGTATGCCAATGCAATACCGGTAAATTTTTCATGGAGGATCATCACCTCCAGCGACTTGAAGAGATCGCCTCACGCCGGGTTTTCCCAGGACAAATGCCCCTTCTGACAACCGAAGAGATGGAGAACTTAACCATAAGGAAGGGCAACCTGACCCAAAATGAACGACAAATCATTGAAAACCATGTGATCGTTACCCAAAAGATTTTAAATGAACTTCCCTTTCCACGAAGTCTTCATAATGTACCCAAAATTGCGTCTGCCCATCACGAAAAACTGGACGGTTCAGGATACCCTGACGGAAAAGACGCTGCTGAACTGAATCTTGCCACCCGGATTATGGCCATTGCCGACATATTCGAGGCCCTGACAGCGGCAGACCGCCCCTACAAGCACCCCATGCCCCTGTCAAAGGCACTGGATATTTTGGATTTCATGGAAAAGGACGGCCATATTGATAAAGATATTGTCCGGCTTTTCAGGGAGAAAAGACTGTTTGCGCCCTATGCGGAACAGTACCTTAAGCCGGAACAAGTGGATATATGAGGTAAATTGGACTTAATTTTTTAAGGAAATGCGAATGTCTTTTTTATATATCAGACAACTATCCCGGCAGATAACCCACCGTATCAGGATAACCCCTCGGGTTGTTCAGATCCTTGCAGTGATTCTTTTTCTGCATATCACATCTTTTAGCGCCTTGTCCCAGCTTTCAATAAAGACCGAGTCCGGGCAGACTGTTGGTTTTTTCAATGAGAGCCATGCCCTGCTCATAGGGGTCAGTGATTACCGGAACGGCTGGCCGGATCTGGAAAGTATTCCCGGAGATATCAAACTTCTTGAAAAAACCTTAAAAGCCAGGGGATTTATTGTCCAGACCGTGAAAGACCCCGATGGAAAAACTCTGAAACAGGCCTATGAATCTTTTATCAATGCCTATGGTTATAATCCGGAAAACCGCCTTCTGTTCTATTTCGCAGGCCATGGACACACCATGGATGACGGCAGCCGGGGATATCTGGTGCCTGTGGATGCGCCGATTCCCTACAAAGATCCGTCAAATTTCAAACGCAAGGCCCTGGACATGAACCAGATCATCTCGTGGTGCCGGCAGATGGATGCCAAACATGCGCTGTTTCTCTTTGACTCCTGCTTTTCTGGTACCATATTCAAGCAGCGTGACCTTCCCAAAATGCCGCCTCAAATCAGTATGCTCACGGGCAAACCGGTCCGGCAGTTCATTACCGCAGGCAGTGCCGGGGAAAGTGTTCCAGCAAAATCCACGTTTACACCGGCATTTGTGGATGCTTTAACTTATGGCACCGCAGACCTGAACAAGGATGGATTTATTACCGGCACAGAGCTTGGCGTCTATCTGCAGAATCTGTCCATGTCCTATGTCCAGCAGACGCCACAATATGGAAAAATTCCTGATTATGAATTATCCCGGGGCGATTTTGTTTTTGCCTCACCCGGGTCTGCGGCATCAGGCCAAGCCGGTTCCGGACATCAGCCCCAGGCGTCCCTGAATCCCGGGACATCACAGTCCAAAAGATCGGTGGAGATAACAGCGATTCCGGGCAACACCCCCCCTGCCCCCTTGGAGCTGCCTGAAACCCCAAGAGTTCTGATCCACACCCATGGAGATGATGACCTTTTGGCCCTGTTCACAGCCCAGCTGGAATCTGCGTTCATGACCAGCGGACTGGACTATTGCTCAACAACATCCATTCCCTCTTTGGGCATACTGGCATCCCAAGGCAAACTGAATGCAAACTGGTCGGAAATCAATCAGTACGTTTCCGACACCAATGCCCAGATCCTGGTAACGGCCCAGATAAAAAAAACCGGTTCCAGAAAAATTGAATTCTATGGCCAGAAGACCACGCTTCATACGGCAACCTTTGTTATTAAAGCTGTGGATATGGCCTCGGGCAGCCTTGCCGCCACACCGGAAAGCGGTCAGATCAACTATACGGATCTGAACATGATGCAAACTATACAAAAAACAGTCTCAGCCGGATCGGCCCGATTAGGAGATAATATTAAAAATTACTGGAAGAAAAAACGAAACAGTAATTAAAAACATTCATAGGAATACCAATTCAAGCGGATGCGGATAATTATAAAAGGCTGAAACATGTGTGGCATAGCAGGAATTTTCATAAAAAGCGGCGGGTACTGCGATAACCTTCAAGGTGACTTGGAGGCCATGCTAAAAAAAATTGACCACCGGGGACCTGACAGTAAAGGCACCTTCATACAAAATCCCATTGCACTTGGTGTCACCCGCCTTGCCATAATGGATCCTGTACAGCGATCTGATCAGCCAATCACTTCAGTATGCGGGCGTTTTACCATTGCATTTAACGGCGAGATATACAATTTCCGCAAACTTCGCACAGATCTTATTCGGCAGGGAGAGGCATTTGCCACCCAAAGCGACACCGAGGTCCTTTTATCATTATATAAGCATAAGGGATCGAAATGTCTTTCTCTTTTGCGGGGCATGTTTGCATTTGCAATATGGGACAGGGTATCCCGGAAACTGTTCATTGCCCGGGACAGGGTGGGAGAAAAACCGCTTTACTACTTTGAAGACAGCAACGTGTTCATTTTTGCCTCTGAAATTCCAGCCATTCTGTCATGTCAGGAAGTGCCAAGGCGTATTGATCCGGTGGGAATAAATCTGGCAATGTCCTGTATGCACGCCATCGCCCCAAGAACCGCATTCAAGGATATAAAAAAACTTCCCCCGGCCCATTATATGGAAATTTCGTGGGACGGCACTAAGACAACCACTAAGGCAACAAAGTACTGGTCCTGCACCTTTGATCCGTCAAGCCAATTTTCGGATGAAACACAATGTATTGAAGAAATTCAAAGCTGTTTTGATCAGACGGTTTCCCTGATGTGTGAATCCGATGTCCCGGTGGGGGCTCTTTTATCCGGCGGCATCGATTCCAGCTCAGTTGTCTCATCCATGGGCAGGAATATAAAAAATTTTCCAACTTTTCGTATCAGTTCATTGGAAGACACCCCGGCAAATGCACAGGAAGCTCTTTCTTCCAGGCTTGTATCAGATAGATACCATACAAGGCATTTTGAATTTAATATTCAATCCGATGACTTTTCTGTGATGGAAAAGGTGATTCATCACCATGGAGAACCAATCGCCACCCCTGTTCCCATGGATGCCTACCTGATTTCAAAAGAAATTGGAAAGGTAACTAAAGTCGCGTTTTGCGGTGCCGGAGGGGATGAGCTGTTCGGCGGGTATTTTGACCATTCGCTGATGTATCTGTGGGGCCATTATCTTGACAAATGGACAAACGCTGACGGAATCCTCTCTTTTCCGGAAAATGGGGGTACAGAGGAGGAAAAATTTGCCCTGAATTTTTTACGCAGGCACGCCAAGGATCATCCGGAACGAGTTTTTCCATCCTTTCGATTCACTCAGTTGGATCTTCAAAAAAAAATATATACGCCCCACATGTTGGCGTGTTGCCAGGCGCTGACACCTGCAGAAATTTGCGCCAGTGCCTTCATGGAAAGCGGGGCTGACAACTTATTTGACGGTTTATTGGCCCAGCATTTGAACTGCGTATGCCAGTACAGCTTTGCCGAGATCAACGACAGAATGGGAATGGCGCACGGGGTTGAAATCCGTTCTCCGTTCCTTGATGTTAATATGATTGAGTTGGCCACAAAGATCCCTTCCCGCTTTAAATTGGGCAACAATATTCATGATCCCATTCCCAAAAACATATTAAAAAAAGCCATGGCGGACAGGCTGCCTGAAGCCACCTTGAAATGCACGAAAATTGGGTTCGGCGGAACGGTTCCCTATGGGAAATGGATTCAGGATGACAGCGCCAAGTTTATTGAAGCAAAACTTTTTTCAGGTGCCCTGGCCGATTGCGGATTATTCGATCCTGCCGGAATCAAGCAGTTGTACACATTATATAAATGTGGTGCCCGAATGGACAGAGATCTTTTTATCGGGCTCATCTCAGTTGCCATATGGCTGGAAACCTATTTTTAACTATATGGATTATCGTTAATGAAACCTGAGAATAAAAAAGATATTTCCTGTTACAGTTGGGCCGGCTTAACTCTTCGATTCTTATCACTGCCGGATATACTCAGACACTCTGTTGATAAAATGTTCGTCTTAAATCATATCCCGGAAACAGACAGCGGCATAGATATAAGAATGACGTTGGAAAAAGATGGGGCGTTTATCAGCGCAATGCCGGACTGGGTACACCGAATTTATACAAAGATGGAGCCAGGGGAAGACCCTTATATCCAATATACACAGGAAAATGCTTTCGTTGTTTTATTAAAGGGAGTTAATGCCGGCGCATTTTCTGTCTCATTTGCACCGTACAAAGAAATTTCGGTTGTTTCTCAGTTTTCTGAAACTGAGAAAAGCCCCTTGTTGTTTAATACTGTTCTGATACCGGCTCTCAGAGAACTGCTTTTAAACCAGGGCAAGGCGCTTCTTCACGCAGGCTGTGTGGCATCTCCTGCCGGAGATGCTGTTTTAATCATAGCGGACAGCGGCGGAGGAAAGACCTCCACAACAATCTCTTTAACGCGTCAGGGGTTCAAATTTATTTCAGATGACCTGATTACCCTGTCCGCATCAGATCAGGGTATTATAGTAAAAGGGATCTCAAAACCGGTGAATCTGACCCTGAAAACCATCGGCTTCTTTCCTGAACTGGAATATCTTAGACTCAAAAAAGAACGATCCGGTGATTATAAAATTCCTGTTGACCCGGTCCAGATTTTTAAAAAGGACGGCATGGCCGATCAGGGAATTGTAAAAGCCGTGCTTATCCCCCGTATCGCACGAAAAGGCCCTGAATTAAATAAAATCGAACTTCACGAAAGCCTGCCCGTTCTCATGAAAAGCCATACTTTTGCCCATGAAGCAAAAAAAAATGAAAAAAGTATGAAAATTTTATGGGGGCTCATAGAAAACAGTACTGTCTACAGATTAAAAACGGGAAATGATCCTGACGGGTTAGGTGAATGGCTGGCCATTCAGGCATCCAAAGGCAGGCTGGGCTTTTCTTATGCATTAACAAAAAAAAATAAGCCCCCCAAGAAAAAAGGATCCCCAGGCCGCAAACTTCCGGCACCAACGAAGTTTAAAGATTCTGCAAAATGGTTTAAGGGTATTCTCGATTTTTCTTTGGGAATACCGGAAACAAACCCGCAGCCAGTCCCCAATATGGACTGCCCTGCTGTATTTCACAGCCTCTGGGAATCGGTAAAATACCACCGCCTGGAACCTTTTGCCGCAAGATGGATGACTGAATCAGAATATGGCCGGTCGGTTCCCCTCTGGATAGATGCGGAACAGATTATTGCGGATGCAAAAAATCGTTACCAGACTGTGTGCGCGGAAACAGTTCGAATCCACCATCTGCTGACACAGCGGCACCATGATTTCTTATTTCTCAGGGGCGCCGGTTTTGCGTCCTCTTATTATCCGGATCCCTGGCTGCGGCACAGCCGGGACATAGATGTTGTCTGCCATGCAGACACTATATCGGACATCGAAACGCTTTTAATGGACGACGGATACAAACCTATACCGTTCCGCAGCAGGGATTACTGGATTTCCAAAGGGGAGTTGCCATTTCAAAAACAGAATATTACTGTGGAAGTTCACTGGGATGCCTATCCCGTAATGCCTAAAGTCCCAAACCCTTTTTTCAGTTTACAAAACTGCCTTGATTCTGCGGTGACGGTTCCGCTCCAGGACACAAAAATAAAATGCCTGAATGTGAACCATCTGTTTTTATCGTCCTGCTTTCATGCCATATGGGAACACCAGTTCGATAGAATACTCAGAATGGTGGATATTCGCCAGATACTTCAAATGAACGGTGAGCAGATAGATTGGGAATGGGTATGGAAACACGCCCAGGCCGAACCGCACAAGACAGTTTTGCAGCATTTTTTGTGCTGCCTGCAAAACACCGTCCTCAATGATATGCCGGAGCAGGCCCTGAAACATTTAAAACCGTTTGCTGTAAAAAAATACGTCAACCGTCTTGTGCTGCCGTGGCCCTGCCTGGTTGAAACCGGCAGGGCAAGCCGGTTCAGACGACAGTTATATACGTGGATGATGCAGCGATTCTAAATCGCATCAACTGTTCTGGGAGGCAATTTGTTGAATGAATTGATGGCATGGGCCAGGCATCCTCCTTTGCATATTCCGTGTTTAAGATGGACGCATGAGGCACATTCGACCATACAGCCAAAATCCCTGTAGGGCCGCAGGCGTTTATTATAAAATGCCGTGATCTCATTTATTGTCTTGAACATATCCAGTTTGGTATTGAGGACTTCAGACAAAGGAAAACAGTTCCAGACATCAAGCTCGGGACCAATATCAATAATAGGATCGCACAGCATGGTAAATCCTTCACTTTTCTTTGCCAGGGTTCCGATTTCCATTTCAGAAAACATACACAACGTAAGACCGCAGTCAAACCCGATCAGAATATCCTGCGCGTAGCTGTCAAGGGCCATCTTCACAATGGCCGTGCCGACTTCCCGGTACATTGACGGCCGAAGGAATTCATTGGAGGTTCCCACGATCGGTTGTGCAATGCCGACCCGTATCCGCCGCCTTAATTTATATTTATTGATCATGTCAAAGAGGAATTTATATTCAAACTGAGGCGAAGGAACGGTAATACCCACAGTTATTTTTTCACCCAGTTGTTCTAAGGTTCGTTCAACACGTTCCTTCATCTCCCTGGTATCGCTTTCCTGGGCAGAAACGTTTGCAAGGATTGAGACGTCCTTGTCAGGGAGGGTTTTAAGATAATTGACAACACGATCCGGCATCATGCAATTTGAAAAAATATGGACATGGAAATTTCTTTCAAGACCTTCTTTTACAATGCGGTTAAATTCCGGGTGCAGTGTGGGTTCCCCGCCCAGGAGCCTGAGTTGGCAGTCATTGGTTTTTTCTAGAAAATCCATGACTTTGTGGATATTTTCCAGGGACATGTGGCGTGACTTTTTGGTATCGGCAGACCGACCAATTCTGGACCGGGCAAAACAAAACGTGCATTTCCTCATACAGTGATTGGTTATCAGAATGTTTGGCAAAATAGTTCCTTTTCCGTCAAATTCTTTTTAGTTGATTCAAAGCATGGTGGTTGGTTGGATTCATCACTGACCATTTTCAACTTTGCCAATGTTGAGATAACAGAACTATCCACCTGCTGATCTGAAAAATACCTGTGCCATATTTTTCGCGGCAATTTGATCCAGGTATCTTTTTCCATCGCCACATCTATCATGCTGTAAACACATTTTTCCCAGCCGGGATCTTTGCGTTCAACGGTGTCTGCCGGTACTGTAACAACGGAAACAAAGGGACGAGCCGCCAGAAAAGCAATACGTGCGTATTCATCCGGATTCATTTTGTCATGATGCAGAACCACAATTTCAAAATGAGGCGTTACAGTGGCATACCCCCTTAATTCAACAGGTATGCTGAAATGTTCAAGCTGGTTCATAAAATTTTCCACAATACTTGTTTTTTCTGACAAATCCGCATCACTATTTACGGATAAAAACGTCTTAAAATGCAGGACACCTCTTTTGACAAGCAAGTCAACCCACTGTCTGTCCCCAAAAACATGTGCAGGTGCTGTGAGTTTTATCCGGGCACTTCCCGCCAGCACCAGCTGTCCCATCAGCTTAAGCAGGTCGTTTTTTTCAAAACAGTCACCAAGAACAACTTCAATATCTCGGTTTGCAAGTGTGTTCAATTTAGACAAGACGGCATCGTTGAAAAATGAGGACGCCGCGTTTCTGCCCCTGCCGCATCCCAGACAATCTTGTGAACAGCCGGTTTTCGGAACAATGAGAACAACATCCTCAAACTGTTCAGATGTTTCGGGAATCCAGGGAGCGTTGGTATGAATCGCCCTGGCTGACAAATTATATCTTTTCTCAACATCTTTTCCTATCAGATGGCTCAGCTTGAACTGCTGTTCATCCATCCACGGATTGGCCTGTGCATGATAAGGCGGGGATTCATTATAGGTGTAGCCATACTCCGTTGCCCTTCTGCGAAGTTCAGTGCCATTTAATAGCAGAAGTTCATTAAAGAAAAGCTGAGACGGGTTTTCATTGAGGACGATCCACATGCCCTTTATGTAGGTTTCAAAAGTTTCAAATGGCAGCCCACGGATCAGGTAAATAGCAAAGCGGGCTTTTATCTGTCTTAAATAATCAAGTCCGGCTTTAAATTTTTCGGGCTGCCAGGGTCGGTGAATCGCTTTTGCCGTCTCCGGATTTACTGTTTGCAACCCGATATCGATGAGGCGAAAGCTTTTAAGGTATTTTGCAATATCAGGTGTAATATGGTGGGCATACGCTTCCACAGACACTACGATGTTCTTATATTGCCTGTTCATTTCATCAAAAAAATCAGCCAGTTCATTTAACCTGGCAGGATTGCTGTTGCATAGTATGGGATCCATGATATGAAAAAATTTTACATCCCTTGACGCCATAAATTCAATTTCCTGCTTAAGGCGTGGCAAGGATATGGTCCTTACTTTTCTCTTTTCCCCACCTTCAAAACAGAAGCTGCATTTAAAAGGACACCCCCGGGTTCCCTCAAGCATGGTCCCCAGTTTGTATTTGACATCAGGGTTGATCAACCCTGATAAGATTGGAGATGGGATGTCGTCCAGATTATCTACCAGCTGAGACGGGCCCGAAAAAACAGAGACCCCGTTTTTTCTGTAATGAAGTCCGGAAACTGTTTCTGGATCAAGAATATCATGACGGTCAGCATCCCAGTTTTTTAAAAACTGGGAGAATGGTATTTCGCCCTCTCCGTCTACAATATAATCAATCTCGGGATAACTGCCCAGATAATCAACAATGGAGTTGGTCACCTCCTGTCCGCCTGCAATGCACTTCAGGAAAGGATTGACTCGTTTTAACTTTTTCGCAAGTTTGAAACAAATATCCCGGTTCCAGATATTTACAGAAAAACCGATGATATCAACCGACAGCCCATCAATGATGTTAAACAAATGATCAAGGGGTTCTCTGTCCTCAAATTCAATGAATCTGAAATCAAAACCGTCATCAAATAAAGGATCATTACGCATCATCAGAGAGAGGATTCTTACCGGAAGGCTGTAATATCCTGTAACGTTGACAGCAACAAACAGTACACGCACCTTGTTCCCGTTTTTTTCCCACACGGGATTGACAGAATGGATCTCCAGGGTCTGATTTATGTTCGTTGGGGTTTGTGTTTCAATACTTTTCATTTTATGGCTCAATGTAGAAATTAATTAATTGTTCTGCCTTGGGGTCTCAGATTCAAAATATCTTTTATAAATATCCTTTGCCTCTGTCATACTGAATAGGGTCAGCAATTGTTCCATCTTTTTCCAAGGACCTTCTGCCATATAAATTACATTTCTCTTCCGGGCTAACAGCTGCGAAATATGAACCGTGAAAAAAGATTCCACATAGTTTTGAACAATTTTATCCCGGGACCGGGAAATCTGAACATGAAAATGTTTCAAAATTATTGATACATCTATATCAAAAAGAATTCCTGTCAGATGAATGGTAAAAACAAACATCCGTGTCATCTGCGCTTTTCGACACCATGTTGAGATATAATCCCAGTCCATATCCGGCATACACAGATAAAAGGCAATATCGAAAAGCTGC is drawn from uncultured Desulfobacter sp. and contains these coding sequences:
- a CDS encoding HD domain-containing phosphohydrolase, encoding MTETYKNPYSAQLVPAKNIIDIVRALTAEKDINRLLEMILDEALRISTADAGTLYIVNKQATHLDFAFVRNKSLGVNSKYHKDMGELPSVPLYFRNGSPNMINISSCAALTGKTFNIENIYNSKEFKFSGARAYDEKTGYRSQSMLVIPMFNHENTIIGVLQLLNATNQETGEVVSFDQGLTGVAFALASLAATALNNRQLIAGLKHLFDSFIKSIAAAVDEKSPYTGGHITRVVELVRLIAQGINTETTGAFADFGFTADELEELKIAAWMHDVGKITTPEYVVNKSTKLETLRDGIHTVRLRFRLVAQELESMTWKKMATGSEHGEKPCQDEIKRVEDELQREKERLESDLEFVCQCNTGKFFMEDHHLQRLEEIASRRVFPGQMPLLTTEEMENLTIRKGNLTQNERQIIENHVIVTQKILNELPFPRSLHNVPKIASAHHEKLDGSGYPDGKDAAELNLATRIMAIADIFEALTAADRPYKHPMPLSKALDILDFMEKDGHIDKDIVRLFREKRLFAPYAEQYLKPEQVDI
- a CDS encoding caspase family protein codes for the protein MSFLYIRQLSRQITHRIRITPRVVQILAVILFLHITSFSALSQLSIKTESGQTVGFFNESHALLIGVSDYRNGWPDLESIPGDIKLLEKTLKARGFIVQTVKDPDGKTLKQAYESFINAYGYNPENRLLFYFAGHGHTMDDGSRGYLVPVDAPIPYKDPSNFKRKALDMNQIISWCRQMDAKHALFLFDSCFSGTIFKQRDLPKMPPQISMLTGKPVRQFITAGSAGESVPAKSTFTPAFVDALTYGTADLNKDGFITGTELGVYLQNLSMSYVQQTPQYGKIPDYELSRGDFVFASPGSAASGQAGSGHQPQASLNPGTSQSKRSVEITAIPGNTPPAPLELPETPRVLIHTHGDDDLLALFTAQLESAFMTSGLDYCSTTSIPSLGILASQGKLNANWSEINQYVSDTNAQILVTAQIKKTGSRKIEFYGQKTTLHTATFVIKAVDMASGSLAATPESGQINYTDLNMMQTIQKTVSAGSARLGDNIKNYWKKKRNSN
- a CDS encoding radical SAM protein gives rise to the protein MRKCTFCFARSRIGRSADTKKSRHMSLENIHKVMDFLEKTNDCQLRLLGGEPTLHPEFNRIVKEGLERNFHVHIFSNCMMPDRVVNYLKTLPDKDVSILANVSAQESDTREMKERVERTLEQLGEKITVGITVPSPQFEYKFLFDMINKYKLRRRIRVGIAQPIVGTSNEFLRPSMYREVGTAIVKMALDSYAQDILIGFDCGLTLCMFSEMEIGTLAKKSEGFTMLCDPIIDIGPELDVWNCFPLSEVLNTKLDMFKTINEITAFYNKRLRPYRDFGCMVECASCVHLKHGICKGGCLAHAINSFNKLPPRTVDAI
- a CDS encoding nucleotidyltransferase family protein, with product MKPENKKDISCYSWAGLTLRFLSLPDILRHSVDKMFVLNHIPETDSGIDIRMTLEKDGAFISAMPDWVHRIYTKMEPGEDPYIQYTQENAFVVLLKGVNAGAFSVSFAPYKEISVVSQFSETEKSPLLFNTVLIPALRELLLNQGKALLHAGCVASPAGDAVLIIADSGGGKTSTTISLTRQGFKFISDDLITLSASDQGIIVKGISKPVNLTLKTIGFFPELEYLRLKKERSGDYKIPVDPVQIFKKDGMADQGIVKAVLIPRIARKGPELNKIELHESLPVLMKSHTFAHEAKKNEKSMKILWGLIENSTVYRLKTGNDPDGLGEWLAIQASKGRLGFSYALTKKNKPPKKKGSPGRKLPAPTKFKDSAKWFKGILDFSLGIPETNPQPVPNMDCPAVFHSLWESVKYHRLEPFAARWMTESEYGRSVPLWIDAEQIIADAKNRYQTVCAETVRIHHLLTQRHHDFLFLRGAGFASSYYPDPWLRHSRDIDVVCHADTISDIETLLMDDGYKPIPFRSRDYWISKGELPFQKQNITVEVHWDAYPVMPKVPNPFFSLQNCLDSAVTVPLQDTKIKCLNVNHLFLSSCFHAIWEHQFDRILRMVDIRQILQMNGEQIDWEWVWKHAQAEPHKTVLQHFLCCLQNTVLNDMPEQALKHLKPFAVKKYVNRLVLPWPCLVETGRASRFRRQLYTWMMQRF
- the asnB gene encoding asparagine synthase (glutamine-hydrolyzing) — protein: MCGIAGIFIKSGGYCDNLQGDLEAMLKKIDHRGPDSKGTFIQNPIALGVTRLAIMDPVQRSDQPITSVCGRFTIAFNGEIYNFRKLRTDLIRQGEAFATQSDTEVLLSLYKHKGSKCLSLLRGMFAFAIWDRVSRKLFIARDRVGEKPLYYFEDSNVFIFASEIPAILSCQEVPRRIDPVGINLAMSCMHAIAPRTAFKDIKKLPPAHYMEISWDGTKTTTKATKYWSCTFDPSSQFSDETQCIEEIQSCFDQTVSLMCESDVPVGALLSGGIDSSSVVSSMGRNIKNFPTFRISSLEDTPANAQEALSSRLVSDRYHTRHFEFNIQSDDFSVMEKVIHHHGEPIATPVPMDAYLISKEIGKVTKVAFCGAGGDELFGGYFDHSLMYLWGHYLDKWTNADGILSFPENGGTEEEKFALNFLRRHAKDHPERVFPSFRFTQLDLQKKIYTPHMLACCQALTPAEICASAFMESGADNLFDGLLAQHLNCVCQYSFAEINDRMGMAHGVEIRSPFLDVNMIELATKIPSRFKLGNNIHDPIPKNILKKAMADRLPEATLKCTKIGFGGTVPYGKWIQDDSAKFIEAKLFSGALADCGLFDPAGIKQLYTLYKCGARMDRDLFIGLISVAIWLETYF
- a CDS encoding adenylate/guanylate cyclase domain-containing protein translates to MLAYIWLNPTSPFNEYDSKVLDYIFRFTVRQDKGPKSSFAPGVVYLTITDRYYQNSPGSILNRSDLAALNNELAGLAPEAVAYDLIFAQPYAPDSDAAFEASLKNLGCVYLPVGSSVEASDSDLEPIALGKSSAFKPFIPENSIGTPHQEGSGRPFHAVKTVFQYPPFAKAAHGSGDISAPADPDAIHRHLFMVIKHGTRFQPSLSLSVFLGWAGIDFDDITIHWGRHIHIPSDKSSRLSHDVNIPIDNSGRTFIPFVGAMGEDFSQISLTDFFTYIKDPAMRGNFLELFEGNFIFVAETAVGISDLGTTPLQKEVPLVIIHASMLNALLSNTFYTKWLPRDAAAAILGFALIMAAGACFYSLAGLFGSTLVCFLSIPAVTLFQFNQFCLVPVATLSGSCLTIFLVLVITIEVITSRERAFIQSAFVKYVPEKVVKQILADPMSVRLGGHEMDLSVMFTDIENFTNISEESPPADLVTQINEYFTEMTKIIHDHGGIIDKYQGDAIMAEFGIPFPSGNHADQAVSTALDMQERLKELRQTWVDRNRPPFTCRIGINSGKMVVGNMGSDKVFDYTVMGDGVNLSSRLEGVNKKYGTRLLISQATYDLLSKQVFKTRIVDVIKVKGKNQAVRVYEVYGYSKQGEDTPKDRYARIYENAFLHYLDKDFLTAAEGFKQALAIFPEDPAACQLLERIEKINYNALDKNWDGSVTLKEK